A genome region from Candidatus Parcubacteria bacterium includes the following:
- the rplM gene encoding 50S ribosomal protein L13, producing the protein MKRNTHTIDATNKVLGRLATEIAVFLRGKHKPDFTYNKDIGDFVIVKNVDKIKFTGKKIEQKVYYHHTGFMGGLKETPLKDLFEQSPGEVLKKAVFGMLPKNRLRAKIIKRLKIQ; encoded by the coding sequence ATGAAGAGAAATACTCATACAATCGATGCCACTAATAAGGTTCTCGGTCGTTTAGCGACTGAGATCGCAGTTTTCTTGCGTGGCAAGCACAAACCTGATTTTACATATAATAAAGATATAGGAGATTTTGTTATTGTAAAAAATGTTGATAAAATTAAATTTACAGGTAAGAAGATAGAGCAGAAAGTTTACTATCATCATACAGGTTTTATGGGTGGTTTAAAAGAAACGCCCTTAAAAGATCTTTTTGAACAAAGTCCTGGAGAAGTTTTAAAAAAAGCAGTTTTCGGAATGCTGCCTAAAAATAGATTACGCGCTAAGATAATAAAACGTTTAAAAATTCAATAA
- a CDS encoding DNA-directed RNA polymerase subunit alpha, whose product MISLPNKIKIIEKKDNWARFQIEALYPGYGVTVGNALRRVLLSSLPGAAVTQVKIRGISHEFSTIPGVLEDVVSILLNLKQLRFKIHSDEPQRAVLSIKGEKKVKGSDFKLPAQLDLINKDAFMATLTDKKAELEMEILVERGFGYEPVEWRKKEKLEIGEMPLDAIFTPVRKVSFHIENVMVEERTDFDSLKIEIETDGTITPEQALFQSSEILKKHFSLLTDIFQEKEKPKPLETEKPAKKEKPTKAKKPAIKKKKYNAKTKRR is encoded by the coding sequence ATGATTTCTTTACCTAATAAAATAAAAATTATTGAAAAAAAAGACAACTGGGCTCGTTTTCAAATAGAAGCTCTTTATCCTGGTTACGGTGTTACTGTTGGAAATGCTTTAAGGAGAGTTTTACTTTCTTCTTTGCCTGGTGCTGCGGTTACTCAAGTAAAAATTAGAGGAATTTCCCACGAGTTTTCAACTATCCCAGGTGTTTTAGAGGATGTGGTTTCAATTTTATTAAATTTAAAACAATTAAGGTTTAAGATTCATAGTGATGAGCCGCAAAGAGCAGTTCTTTCTATAAAGGGCGAGAAAAAAGTAAAAGGTTCTGACTTTAAATTGCCGGCTCAATTAGATTTAATAAATAAAGATGCTTTTATGGCTACTTTAACAGATAAGAAAGCAGAATTAGAAATGGAAATTTTAGTTGAGAGAGGATTTGGTTATGAGCCGGTAGAATGGAGAAAAAAAGAGAAATTGGAAATAGGTGAAATGCCTCTTGATGCAATTTTTACACCAGTGAGAAAAGTGTCCTTCCATATAGAAAATGTTATGGTAGAGGAAAGGACGGATTTTGACAGTTTAAAAATAGAGATTGAGACAGATGGGACTATTACTCCGGAGCAAGCCCTATTCCAGTCCTCTGAAATTTTAAAGAAACATTTTTCCTTACTTACAGATATTTTTCAAGAAAAAGAAAAGCCGAAGCCATTAGAAACCGAAAAGCCAGCGAAAAAAGAGAAACCTACAAAGGCAAAGAAACCAGCCATAAAAAAGAAAAAGTATAATGCGAAAACGAAAAGAAGGTAG
- the rplQ gene encoding 50S ribosomal protein L17, which produces MRKRKEGRKFHRQKDQRKALLKTLASALILNEKIKTTEVKSKEVSKFVEKNITKAKKGTMAARRLLAKFFAPKIVKKLIDDIGPRYKGRNGGYTRIIKLGIRKSDGTKMAIIELVK; this is translated from the coding sequence ATGCGAAAACGAAAAGAAGGTAGAAAATTTCATAGGCAAAAAGATCAGCGGAAAGCGCTTTTAAAAACTTTAGCAAGTGCTCTTATTTTGAATGAGAAAATAAAAACAACTGAAGTAAAAAGCAAGGAAGTTTCCAAATTTGTTGAGAAAAATATTACCAAAGCAAAAAAAGGAACAATGGCTGCAAGAAGATTATTAGCCAAGTTTTTTGCTCCTAAAATAGTTAAGAAACTTATAGATGATATTGGACCAAGATATAAGGGGAGGAATGGTGGCTATACTCGAATTATAAAATTAGGAATTAGAAAATCAGACGGAACAAAGATGGCGATAATAGAATTAGTTAAGTAG
- the rpsI gene encoding 30S ribosomal protein S9: MEKIKPKKITKEPKKQKEVKKKEKSASKIIEKKPKKVSSSYIEAIGRRKTSVARVRVWTRGEKEFFVNNKALKDYFPDFETQKIAGESLDKMKSEDKFKIQVLVKGGGFHSQAEAVRHGIARALVKFNSDFRKRLKKAGHLTRDPRMRERKKFGLKRARRAPQWRKR, from the coding sequence ATGGAGAAAATCAAACCTAAAAAAATAACTAAAGAACCAAAAAAGCAGAAAGAAGTCAAAAAGAAGGAAAAAAGCGCTTCTAAAATAATTGAAAAAAAACCTAAAAAGGTCTCTTCCTCCTATATAGAGGCCATTGGAAGAAGAAAAACATCAGTTGCTCGAGTGAGGGTTTGGACAAGAGGCGAGAAAGAGTTTTTTGTTAATAATAAAGCATTAAAAGATTATTTCCCTGATTTTGAAACGCAAAAAATTGCTGGTGAAAGTTTAGATAAAATGAAAAGTGAGGACAAGTTTAAGATTCAGGTTTTAGTAAAAGGAGGCGGTTTTCATTCCCAAGCTGAAGCAGTAAGACACGGGATAGCGCGCGCGTTAGTTAAATTTAATTCGGATTTTAGAAAACGTTTAAAGAAAGCAGGCCATTTAACTAGGGATCCTAGAATGAGGGAAAGGAAGAAATTCGGACTT